The uncultured Methanomethylovorans sp. genome contains a region encoding:
- a CDS encoding DNA polymerase — MSKIAVRGYTQKVTGPSIKAPFKALKHPLRFSRVLVFDTETTINHYQNLKIGYFKIYQKGYIQHEGLVYTPNTLTEKEIKALQDYSNKTNIALYTHDEFIDDVFYPEVFKLKTLCIGFNLPFDISRIAKDTGISRGKNKGGFTFTLSENRFNPPVIVKKLGNAYSFKFTTTKENKGKEYFQGYFLDAQTLAKVLLQSNHISLAKAGEKLNTKNRKMKDIEHGRVTKRYIDYLIQDVATTYEVYQKLIEELDLYQIDISPTQIYSAASLGKHTLKQLGIKPFKEQVPEFPDSLIGNIMTAYYGGRCECKIRKVPTKVTTLDFISMYPTVTMLLDFWKFIIAEDIETKEVTEEIKVLLNNINLSYLQNKDNWKDFIVMVKLRPDEDILPTRMNYKGDGSAFNVGINYLTSNSELWYSLPDVIASVILNGKVPEIVEAVRFIPIGIQKGLRKTKVLGIDIDPSKDNLIQLLVEERQKIKQGLKSKSRDDPEYQHLQSRAQAIKILVNATSYGIFIELIPEDKTSDIQVFGLDSFNTSENRFEKPGNYYHPLLAVMITAASRLFLAMAEAKLKELGGIHAYMDTDSIFVPPKHAQDIIDYFQPLNPYSLDIPLLKAEKVDVWFYGIASKRYALYNLKDNKIEFMEDERSFKLHGLGHLTNPFPKDIEDWQAQIWEDILSLHYGYITELDIEDKYSNLYAISRLTVSTSNVLSRFKKVNQGKTWDQQIKPFNFFLVGFQSIEENDKAVKPLLPHSNNPQSVVYEPFIDYETGEIKQGSHYFKPLSKTIMQYVDHPESKFDGDIGILERKHVYVDGVIYIGKEANNIDEQALDVKKAQEFVNKEDIMQVVLAIPQKEAEARGVSRSVFQGIKKRIRESGDVNLDTPGVRRLINK; from the coding sequence ATGAGTAAGATTGCTGTTAGAGGATATACTCAGAAGGTAACGGGGCCTTCTATTAAGGCCCCTTTTAAGGCCCTAAAACACCCTTTAAGGTTTAGCAGGGTATTAGTTTTTGATACTGAAACCACCATTAATCATTATCAGAATCTTAAAATAGGGTACTTTAAGATTTATCAAAAAGGGTATATTCAGCATGAGGGTTTAGTTTATACCCCTAATACCTTAACAGAAAAGGAAATTAAGGCCCTTCAGGATTATTCAAATAAGACTAATATTGCCCTTTATACTCATGATGAGTTCATTGATGATGTATTTTATCCTGAAGTGTTTAAACTAAAAACCCTTTGTATAGGGTTTAATCTTCCCTTTGACATCAGCAGGATAGCAAAGGATACAGGAATATCCAGAGGCAAGAATAAAGGAGGGTTTACTTTTACCCTTTCAGAAAACAGGTTTAACCCTCCTGTTATTGTAAAAAAGCTAGGTAATGCTTACAGTTTCAAGTTTACCACTACTAAAGAGAATAAAGGAAAAGAGTATTTCCAAGGGTATTTCCTTGATGCTCAAACTTTAGCTAAAGTGCTCTTACAATCAAACCATATTTCACTTGCAAAAGCAGGAGAGAAGCTCAATACTAAAAACAGAAAAATGAAAGATATAGAACATGGAAGGGTAACTAAGAGGTATATTGATTACTTGATCCAGGATGTAGCCACTACTTACGAAGTGTATCAGAAGTTAATCGAAGAGCTTGATTTATATCAAATAGATATCTCACCAACACAAATATACAGCGCCGCTTCACTTGGAAAACATACTTTAAAGCAATTAGGAATCAAGCCATTCAAAGAGCAAGTACCTGAGTTTCCCGATTCCTTGATCGGCAACATTATGACTGCTTATTATGGTGGTAGGTGTGAATGTAAAATTAGGAAAGTTCCAACAAAAGTTACTACTCTTGATTTTATCAGTATGTATCCTACTGTTACCATGCTACTTGATTTTTGGAAATTTATTATTGCAGAGGATATTGAAACAAAAGAAGTAACTGAAGAAATTAAGGTTCTGCTAAATAACATAAACCTATCTTATCTGCAAAATAAGGACAACTGGAAAGACTTTATTGTTATGGTTAAGCTAAGACCTGATGAGGATATTTTACCCACCAGGATGAATTACAAAGGTGATGGATCGGCTTTCAATGTGGGTATTAATTACCTTACCTCAAACAGTGAATTGTGGTATTCATTACCTGATGTTATAGCTTCAGTTATCTTAAATGGAAAAGTACCTGAGATTGTAGAAGCTGTAAGATTTATTCCTATAGGTATTCAGAAAGGATTAAGGAAAACTAAGGTTTTAGGAATTGATATTGATCCATCAAAGGATAATTTAATTCAGCTCTTAGTTGAGGAAAGGCAGAAGATAAAGCAAGGTTTGAAAAGCAAAAGCAGAGACGATCCAGAATATCAGCATTTACAAAGCAGAGCACAGGCTATAAAAATCCTGGTAAATGCTACCAGTTACGGAATATTCATTGAACTTATCCCAGAAGATAAGACCAGTGATATACAAGTTTTTGGCCTTGATTCTTTCAATACTTCAGAGAACAGGTTTGAGAAACCAGGAAATTATTATCATCCTCTGCTTGCTGTAATGATAACAGCAGCTTCCAGGCTGTTCCTTGCTATGGCTGAAGCCAAATTAAAAGAACTGGGTGGGATTCATGCTTACATGGATACAGATAGTATCTTTGTTCCTCCTAAACATGCTCAGGATATAATAGATTATTTCCAACCCCTTAACCCCTATAGCCTTGATATTCCATTACTCAAAGCTGAAAAAGTGGATGTGTGGTTTTATGGTATAGCCTCAAAACGCTATGCTCTGTATAATCTTAAGGATAATAAAATTGAGTTTATGGAAGATGAGAGATCTTTCAAACTGCATGGATTAGGCCATCTTACAAATCCATTCCCAAAGGATATAGAAGATTGGCAGGCTCAGATATGGGAAGATATACTAAGTTTACACTATGGGTACATTACAGAACTTGATATTGAAGATAAGTATTCTAATCTATATGCAATTTCAAGACTAACTGTTTCAACCTCTAATGTATTAAGCAGATTCAAAAAGGTTAATCAGGGAAAAACCTGGGATCAGCAAATCAAACCATTCAACTTTTTCTTAGTAGGATTCCAGAGCATAGAAGAGAATGATAAGGCTGTAAAACCCTTATTACCTCACTCCAATAACCCTCAGAGTGTTGTTTATGAGCCTTTCATTGATTATGAAACAGGAGAGATAAAGCAAGGATCACATTACTTTAAACCATTAAGTAAGACCATTATGCAATATGTGGATCATCCAGAAAGCAAGTTTGATGGTGATATAGGTATTCTGGAAAGAAAGCATGTGTATGTTGATGGTGTAATCTACATAGGAAAGGAAGCAAATAATATTGATGAACAAGCTCTTGATGTTAAGAAGGCTCAGGAGTTTGTGAATAAAGAAGATATCATGCAGGTGGTACTTGCTATACCACAAAAAGAAGCTGAAGCAAGAGGAGTTTCAAGGAGTGTGTTTCAGGGAATTAAGAAGAGGATAAGGGAAAGTGGGGATGTGAATTTGGATACTCCTGGGGTGAGGAGATTGATAAATAAGTAA
- a CDS encoding MBL fold metallo-hydrolase, which produces MVGGKKKPLLFDCGCGILQRIYESGYDHRDIDTIFLTHLHLDHVSDLLGLIKANWLVGLTQVHIYGPVGTVEWFSKLMALYPYLQGKLQVEITELSGSDVVNVADCTIRTAHGCHSVTTIGYRVEHADRIAVYTGDTEPCDSLTQLAQGAHVLVYECSFPLGFEVDNHTTPDMLTAHISKHPLNVDRLYLTHLYPHMQGHEQEAIDHIRTVFPAEVHIAEDLMQVDA; this is translated from the coding sequence ATGGTTGGCGGGAAGAAAAAACCACTGCTCTTTGACTGCGGATGCGGTATACTGCAACGGATTTACGAAAGCGGATATGACCACCGGGATATAGACACTATCTTCCTGACACATCTGCACCTGGATCATGTCTCCGATCTTCTAGGGCTTATCAAGGCCAACTGGCTCGTAGGGCTCACGCAGGTGCACATCTACGGTCCTGTTGGGACAGTGGAATGGTTCAGCAAGCTCATGGCACTTTACCCATACCTTCAGGGCAAGCTTCAGGTAGAGATCACCGAACTTTCAGGGAGCGATGTTGTAAATGTGGCAGACTGCACCATACGCACCGCACACGGGTGCCATAGTGTGACAACAATTGGTTACAGAGTAGAACACGCTGACAGGATCGCCGTGTACACTGGCGACACAGAACCCTGTGACAGCCTTACCCAGCTTGCTCAGGGAGCGCATGTCCTGGTATACGAATGCTCCTTCCCCCTGGGATTTGAAGTAGACAACCACACCACCCCGGATATGCTCACAGCCCACATCTCAAAACACCCCCTGAATGTGGACAGGCTTTATCTGACACATCTATACCCGCACATGCAGGGACATGAGCAGGAAGCAATAGATCACATACGCACTGTCTTCCCCGCAGAAGTGCACATCGCAGAAGACCTTATGCAGGTCGACGCATGA
- a CDS encoding MarR family transcriptional regulator, translated as MDDAIMLLGPIAHIYRSNLAYMTKELETYQIGSGQFEFLLVLYHQDGISQEAIAKLLKVSKATSARSIQSLEQEGYVYRQRDENDLRAYKVYLTEKGKGIRNVILQKQASLINILFSDFSYEEKEIFKLLIHKAAIKLFEPGFEPPSDKRVG; from the coding sequence ATGGATGATGCAATAATGCTACTAGGTCCGATTGCTCATATCTATCGAAGCAATTTAGCCTATATGACAAAAGAACTCGAAACTTATCAAATTGGAAGCGGTCAATTTGAGTTTTTACTGGTTTTATATCACCAAGATGGTATCTCCCAAGAAGCCATTGCAAAACTCCTGAAAGTGAGCAAAGCAACAAGTGCTAGATCAATCCAAAGTCTTGAACAAGAAGGTTATGTTTACAGGCAAAGGGATGAAAATGATCTTCGGGCTTACAAGGTTTATCTTACTGAAAAAGGTAAGGGAATAAGGAATGTAATTTTGCAAAAACAAGCCTCTTTAATTAACATTCTGTTTTCGGATTTTTCGTATGAAGAAAAAGAAATATTTAAACTACTTATCCACAAAGCTGCTATTAAACTTTTTGAGCCTGGCTTCGAGCCTCCATCTGATAAGCGAGTGGGATGA
- a CDS encoding IS5 family transposase: protein MSNKYLKFVDTALAVSGKSHLPIYSCKYSKRKYTQHQLLTLILLKEYLNVDYRSIVELVELMESLKLRIGLKEVPHYTTLHKFITRLRSILFRSLLQQTLKLFYSYGEKIEIIAIDSSGFTSGHCSYYYSFRTGKKRRSFLKVSISIDTKKFIITGFKISGKPIHDAKHAMTLLRQCHKNRQSKFYLMDKGYDSEAIHSLVREELDAVAMIPLRERKRKKIKGKYRRKMIDEFEEILYHCRNLVETMFSVLKRKYGEEVKAKKYWNQAKEVKLKLLVHNLDRYVKVTYIVQMSISTKPKKL, encoded by the coding sequence TTGTCAAATAAGTACTTAAAGTTTGTTGATACAGCTTTAGCTGTATCAGGAAAATCACACCTGCCGATCTATAGTTGCAAATATTCGAAAAGGAAATATACACAACACCAGCTATTGACCTTGATTTTGTTAAAAGAATATCTTAATGTAGATTACAGAAGTATTGTTGAACTTGTTGAATTAATGGAGAGTTTGAAGTTAAGAATTGGTTTAAAAGAGGTTCCACATTATACCACACTTCACAAGTTTATAACTAGACTTAGGTCAATTCTTTTCAGATCGTTGTTACAGCAAACACTAAAACTGTTCTATTCATATGGCGAAAAAATAGAGATAATTGCCATTGATTCGAGTGGATTTACGAGTGGTCACTGTAGCTACTATTACTCTTTTAGGACTGGAAAGAAACGTAGATCATTCCTAAAAGTGAGTATTTCCATTGATACAAAGAAGTTTATTATCACTGGTTTTAAGATATCTGGTAAGCCTATCCATGATGCAAAGCATGCGATGACATTGCTACGGCAATGTCATAAAAATCGCCAATCAAAGTTTTACCTTATGGACAAAGGTTACGATTCTGAAGCTATACATTCTCTAGTAAGGGAAGAACTAGACGCAGTAGCTATGATTCCTTTGAGAGAAAGGAAAAGGAAGAAGATCAAGGGTAAGTATCGTAGAAAAATGATCGATGAGTTTGAGGAAATATTGTACCATTGCAGAAATCTTGTAGAAACGATGTTCTCTGTTCTGAAAAGGAAATACGGGGAAGAAGTGAAGGCAAAAAAGTATTGGAATCAAGCAAAAGAGGTTAAATTGAAACTATTAGTGCATAACCTTGACAGGTATGTCAAGGTTACATATATTGTTCAAATGAGCATTTCTACAAAGCCAAAAAAGCTTTAA
- a CDS encoding DJ-1/PfpI family protein, with the protein MSSELEDKKILMVVAQDNFRDEEYFEPRDVLEDAGVSITVASNSTKEAHGALGGKIKPDITIKDAIMAEFDGLVIAGGGGSREHLWPSKDLQRLVKDAFDQDKVLAAICVSPVVLARAKVLEDRDCTVFKDKECIAEIEKYGGLYMDKDIVVDGNIVTARDPKAAEKFGHAIVDLLAAEE; encoded by the coding sequence ATGAGTTCAGAACTTGAAGATAAAAAAATACTGATGGTAGTTGCCCAGGATAACTTCAGAGATGAAGAGTACTTTGAACCAAGAGATGTCCTGGAAGACGCAGGGGTGAGTATTACGGTTGCCAGCAACAGCACAAAGGAGGCTCACGGCGCGCTTGGAGGCAAAATTAAACCAGATATCACCATAAAAGATGCCATCATGGCTGAATTTGACGGGCTCGTCATTGCAGGTGGCGGCGGTTCAAGGGAACACCTCTGGCCTAGCAAAGATTTACAAAGGCTTGTAAAGGATGCTTTCGATCAGGATAAGGTACTAGCCGCTATATGCGTGTCACCTGTGGTACTTGCAAGGGCGAAGGTCCTGGAAGACAGGGATTGTACGGTTTTCAAGGATAAGGAATGCATTGCAGAGATCGAGAAGTATGGTGGCCTTTACATGGATAAGGATATAGTGGTGGACGGGAACATTGTTACCGCAAGAGACCCGAAGGCTGCCGAAAAGTTCGGACATGCAATTGTAGACCTGCTTGCAGCAGAAGAATGA
- a CDS encoding HEPN domain-containing protein, translating into MSIFSHTSLIADLLYTTAIFVFPIVILLLYISSSIVAYIESTNFNGYTGEIAIQIITSLLSTLFAYIPMKITLKAYMERYRDAIERARDSESISLLNAKRVYKSGYYDYMLIELNNAIEKSLYAKLATTDSIENNRSISFSRLIKFAEQQKLINATEKALIEEVRNLKNQVAHGTYNLKLDEDKAKQLLDDVITLTSQLSKI; encoded by the coding sequence ATGTCCATATTCTCTCATACAAGTTTAATAGCAGATTTACTATATACCACTGCAATTTTTGTTTTTCCAATAGTTATTCTATTACTATATATTTCCTCTAGTATTGTTGCATATATTGAAAGTACGAATTTTAACGGATATACGGGCGAAATAGCAATTCAAATAATAACATCATTGCTTTCCACACTTTTTGCTTATATTCCAATGAAGATTACTTTAAAGGCATACATGGAAAGATATCGAGATGCTATAGAAAGAGCAAGAGACTCTGAATCCATTTCACTTTTAAATGCAAAAAGAGTATATAAAAGCGGATATTATGATTATATGCTTATCGAACTTAATAATGCAATTGAAAAATCGTTATATGCTAAATTAGCAACAACAGACTCAATTGAAAATAATAGATCTATATCTTTTTCTCGTTTAATCAAGTTTGCAGAACAGCAAAAACTAATAAATGCTACCGAAAAAGCATTAATTGAAGAGGTACGAAATTTAAAAAATCAAGTGGCACATGGAACATACAATCTAAAACTGGATGAAGATAAAGCAAAACAACTTCTAGATGATGTGATTACTCTCACATCTCAACTCAGTAAAATATAA
- a CDS encoding HNH endonuclease produces the protein MDKNEYQKSIKKQQREGKTTICCSTCGVTDSSIIEMHHIFGRNNSEKTVPLCKNCHAKITYQQNKLAPKIRSVNASSEEKRRFLFVSMGGILRVISDQLLTFGFEGDFS, from the coding sequence ATGGACAAAAACGAATATCAAAAAAGTATCAAGAAACAGCAGAGAGAAGGAAAAACAACTATTTGTTGTTCAACATGTGGAGTAACAGATTCTTCAATTATTGAAATGCATCATATCTTTGGTCGGAACAATTCTGAGAAAACAGTTCCTTTATGCAAGAATTGTCATGCTAAAATTACATATCAACAGAATAAGCTTGCACCCAAAATAAGATCTGTTAATGCATCCAGTGAGGAAAAGAGAAGATTCCTGTTTGTTTCTATGGGCGGCATTTTAAGGGTTATTTCAGACCAACTGCTTACATTTGGTTTTGAAGGTGATTTTTCATGA
- a CDS encoding peptidylprolyl isomerase — MEKLIEDSLDLCIPIYLNQQIVFDLLAIIEDGLSDVTTIKTSIIDSERKSASAGSTIGLSNLLSLFGVSFSGSLNQERDTDEQTELSKKKIHTPSSLFSKLRICLKEKGLVHELLSIEDFNKLESGMFVEFKAILTRNPLIDSIERITQLMEMALPLIEEETHPSIKGKRKENTSQNKNENEILLSKIKGLSTELNNSKSTEIIGQIVGGTKISAVLSAKSDFFINQNMEELIDGEYRIFGKVIRTIPLESTVSINLLRKTSLGLLNKQFIDEFCKILEGIQEQGVEIPEMVTEIKKPAIQVIPISIFT, encoded by the coding sequence GTGGAAAAACTTATTGAGGATTCACTTGATCTATGTATTCCTATTTATTTGAATCAACAGATTGTTTTTGATTTACTTGCAATAATTGAAGATGGATTGTCAGATGTAACTACAATCAAAACATCAATTATAGATTCGGAGAGAAAAAGTGCTTCAGCAGGATCAACAATTGGACTAAGTAATTTATTGAGTTTGTTCGGTGTTTCATTTAGTGGGAGTTTAAATCAAGAAAGAGATACAGATGAGCAAACAGAATTATCAAAGAAAAAGATCCATACGCCATCATCATTGTTTTCTAAATTAAGAATATGTTTAAAAGAAAAAGGTTTAGTACACGAATTATTATCAATTGAAGATTTTAATAAATTAGAAAGTGGAATGTTTGTAGAATTTAAAGCAATTCTTACTCGAAACCCATTAATTGATAGTATTGAAAGAATTACACAATTAATGGAAATGGCTTTACCACTTATAGAAGAGGAAACACACCCATCAATCAAAGGAAAAAGAAAAGAAAACACAAGTCAAAATAAAAATGAAAATGAAATTCTATTAAGCAAAATAAAAGGACTATCAACTGAACTTAACAACTCAAAATCAACAGAAATTATTGGCCAAATTGTAGGTGGAACAAAGATAAGTGCAGTTTTGTCTGCCAAATCCGATTTTTTTATCAACCAAAATATGGAAGAATTAATCGACGGAGAATACAGAATTTTTGGAAAAGTAATACGCACTATACCGTTAGAGTCAACAGTTTCTATAAATCTGCTTAGAAAAACAAGTTTAGGATTATTAAATAAACAGTTTATTGATGAATTTTGCAAGATACTTGAAGGCATACAAGAACAAGGGGTTGAGATTCCCGAAATGGTTACAGAAATTAAAAAACCTGCCATTCAAGTAATTCCGATTTCCATATTCACGTAA
- a CDS encoding ABC transporter ATP-binding protein — MVDNLDEDVNNNTNSSTLLKLEDVWKIYQMGETEFAALKGIDLTISKGEFVIILGPSGSGKSTLMNLLGCLDIPSKGTVFLNGKDISQLGESELAIIRGKMIGFIFQQFNLLPTLNTLENVMLPLEFQEANSSFATEKATKLLEMVGLEQKARNLPSQLSGGQRQRVAIARSLAVDPEIILADEPTGNLDSKTGTYILDFLSDLHRKEGKTIIIVTHDVSLVRYAERVFHIKDGVVESIEERKNN, encoded by the coding sequence ATGGTTGATAATTTAGATGAAGATGTGAATAACAATACTAATTCTTCTACACTCCTTAAACTGGAGGATGTTTGGAAGATCTACCAGATGGGAGAAACTGAATTCGCTGCTTTGAAGGGCATCGATCTAACTATATCTAAAGGCGAGTTTGTGATCATACTGGGTCCAAGCGGTAGTGGTAAAAGTACTTTGATGAACTTGCTAGGCTGCCTTGATATACCAAGTAAAGGCACTGTTTTTCTCAATGGAAAAGATATCTCACAGCTTGGTGAATCTGAACTTGCGATCATTAGAGGTAAAATGATAGGTTTCATTTTCCAGCAGTTCAACCTGCTACCCACTTTAAACACACTCGAAAATGTAATGCTTCCTTTAGAATTCCAGGAAGCGAATTCTTCTTTTGCTACTGAGAAAGCCACTAAACTATTAGAAATGGTAGGCTTGGAACAGAAAGCGCGTAATCTACCATCACAATTGTCTGGTGGCCAGAGACAGAGAGTTGCAATTGCTAGATCCCTAGCTGTTGATCCCGAGATTATACTGGCTGATGAACCCACAGGTAACCTCGATAGCAAAACAGGAACATACATTCTTGATTTCTTAAGTGACTTACATAGGAAAGAAGGAAAGACGATTATCATTGTAACACACGATGTGAGTCTTGTCAGATACGCCGAACGAGTCTTTCACATCAAGGATGGAGTAGTAGAATCAATAGAGGAAAGAAAAAACAATTAA
- the cas1 gene encoding CRISPR-associated endonuclease Cas1, whose protein sequence is MKLLLLSGHGIDMRVNSAKLHIKDGRTSTTEEPQEYVFSPRRMDLDNIVIYGRNGNLTLDAVKWLMKHNVQVSILNWDGKLLTTMLPPESTNVKTKFAQYHAFEDEETRISIARKFIEAKFDKSQVVLDYLKQRYPEIAYDFSEDNEKLKKAKTIREIMGIEGGVAWKYWNEFSKAIPDKYDFCSRIDQYRRPVTAGDMVNVMLNYGYALLEAECLRAINTVGLDAHVGFLHEMNPSKNSLAYDLQEPFRFLVDLAVISLIESKKMEDKDFIRTESYSLRLKPSGAKKVTEEFQNWMNKKVPYHKNSVTWNYALLLKTRELVQYLVEKRKAIDFSKPEFTIDRQDSDDIRQKILNISYTEWKNMGFSKGTLHYMKQNAKADKPFTLNAHVRERLEVWRG, encoded by the coding sequence ATGAAATTATTGCTTCTTAGTGGTCATGGAATTGATATGAGGGTTAATAGTGCAAAACTCCATATCAAAGACGGGAGAACTTCAACCACTGAAGAACCACAAGAATATGTATTCTCTCCAAGAAGAATGGATTTGGATAACATTGTTATCTATGGCAGGAATGGAAACCTTACTCTGGATGCTGTTAAATGGTTAATGAAACACAATGTACAGGTTTCTATCCTTAATTGGGATGGTAAGCTCTTAACAACAATGCTTCCTCCTGAAAGTACCAATGTAAAAACAAAGTTTGCTCAATACCATGCTTTTGAGGATGAAGAAACCAGAATCAGCATAGCAAGGAAATTCATTGAAGCCAAGTTTGATAAATCCCAGGTGGTTCTGGATTACCTAAAACAAAGGTATCCTGAGATTGCTTATGATTTCTCTGAGGATAATGAGAAGTTAAAGAAGGCTAAAACCATAAGGGAAATAATGGGTATTGAGGGTGGTGTTGCCTGGAAATACTGGAATGAATTTTCAAAAGCTATTCCTGATAAATATGATTTCTGTTCCAGGATAGACCAGTATAGAAGGCCAGTAACAGCAGGTGATATGGTTAATGTTATGCTCAATTATGGTTATGCTTTACTCGAAGCTGAATGTTTGAGAGCCATTAATACAGTTGGTTTGGATGCTCATGTAGGTTTCTTACACGAAATGAATCCAAGTAAGAACAGTTTAGCCTATGATCTTCAAGAGCCTTTCAGATTCCTTGTTGATCTTGCAGTAATCAGCCTTATTGAATCTAAGAAAATGGAAGATAAGGATTTTATCAGGACAGAAAGCTATTCCCTCAGGCTAAAACCTTCAGGTGCAAAGAAAGTAACTGAAGAGTTCCAGAATTGGATGAATAAGAAAGTTCCGTATCATAAGAACTCAGTAACCTGGAATTATGCTTTGTTGTTGAAAACTAGAGAGCTAGTTCAATACCTTGTTGAGAAAAGGAAGGCTATAGATTTCAGTAAGCCTGAATTTACTATTGATAGACAGGATTCAGATGATATTAGACAAAAGATACTGAATATTTCCTATACTGAATGGAAGAACATGGGATTCTCAAAAGGCACATTGCATTATATGAAACAAAATGCAAAGGCTGATAAGCCATTTACTTTGAATGCTCATGTAAGGGAGAGGTTGGAGGTATGGAGAGGGTAG
- a CDS encoding MATE family efflux transporter — protein sequence MDEKSDFLGKDNVRKLLFKLSTPIIIGMLVQALYNVVDTFFVGMAYGENSVQAIGGLSIAFPVQMIIMAFGIVLGTGGSSIISRALGARNNEKAERVLGNVFSLSLLLSVLIAVPCLLYLEPILKLFGATAGILPYARDYLKYIILGGIFFVFGVAVQNIVRSEGNSRLAMNAMLVGGGLNILLDPIFMFGFGMGVEGAAIATVLSQAVGSIWLLLYYLKGKGTIHFKSQNLKPDPEIIKEIGAIGTGSFIMECSNSLMMIVVYNILAIYGGDVAIAVLGIVMKINSFIFLPLLGMGFGLQPIVGFNYGAKKYDRIVEAVKMALVVVTAFGLFGLLIIYIFAEKLLIIFSADPAYLEMGKNALIIMVLGTPLIGLTVVASIFFQALGRAKPAFILSISRQLLFLIPAVVLLPRFYGLNGAWVAFPVSDLLAFMLSGFMLFRAYRVFEKSKKSIA from the coding sequence ATGGATGAAAAAAGTGATTTTCTGGGTAAAGATAATGTAAGAAAGCTCCTGTTTAAGCTTTCAACTCCTATAATCATTGGAATGCTTGTGCAGGCGCTTTATAATGTCGTGGACACGTTTTTCGTGGGAATGGCTTATGGAGAAAATAGTGTCCAGGCAATAGGCGGGCTTTCAATAGCTTTTCCAGTCCAGATGATTATAATGGCATTTGGAATTGTTCTTGGAACAGGGGGATCTTCCATAATCTCCCGGGCTCTTGGAGCACGAAATAATGAAAAAGCAGAAAGGGTTCTGGGAAACGTTTTTTCCCTTAGTTTACTTTTAAGTGTGCTTATAGCTGTTCCTTGTCTTCTTTACCTTGAACCTATTTTAAAGTTATTCGGGGCAACTGCTGGAATCCTGCCTTATGCCAGAGATTATCTGAAGTATATAATTTTAGGAGGTATTTTCTTTGTCTTTGGGGTGGCTGTTCAGAATATTGTCAGATCTGAAGGGAACTCCCGCCTTGCAATGAATGCTATGCTTGTAGGAGGTGGCCTCAATATATTGCTTGATCCGATTTTCATGTTTGGTTTCGGAATGGGTGTTGAAGGAGCTGCAATTGCAACCGTACTGTCACAAGCTGTAGGTTCGATCTGGCTCCTACTATATTATCTTAAAGGAAAAGGAACTATTCATTTCAAATCACAAAATTTAAAACCAGATCCTGAAATCATCAAGGAAATTGGAGCCATTGGTACTGGTTCTTTTATAATGGAATGTTCAAACAGTTTGATGATGATTGTAGTGTATAACATCCTCGCAATTTATGGAGGAGACGTTGCAATTGCTGTCTTAGGTATAGTAATGAAGATTAATTCCTTTATCTTCCTGCCTCTTCTGGGTATGGGCTTTGGATTACAACCGATTGTAGGGTTTAACTACGGGGCAAAGAAGTATGATAGAATAGTAGAAGCTGTAAAAATGGCTCTGGTGGTAGTAACAGCCTTTGGATTGTTTGGTTTACTCATAATTTATATCTTCGCTGAAAAACTTCTTATTATTTTCAGTGCAGATCCAGCATATCTGGAAATGGGGAAGAATGCTTTAATAATCATGGTTCTGGGAACGCCTTTGATTGGTTTGACCGTAGTTGCATCGATCTTTTTCCAGGCATTAGGGAGAGCCAAACCTGCTTTTATTCTTTCTATTAGCAGGCAGCTACTGTTCCTTATTCCCGCAGTTGTGCTGCTTCCCCGTTTTTATGGCCTGAATGGAGCTTGGGTGGCTTTTCCTGTCTCGGATCTCTTGGCATTTATGCTCTCCGGGTTTATGCTTTTCAGGGCATATAGGGTATTCGAGAAGAGTAAAAAGTCCATCGCGTGA